CAAAGATTGAGTCTTCTTCTGCTACTGTGATTATAACTTAGAATATATTACACTGTGAAATAGTATTACTGTCATCCGTCTTCAAAGCTGCTCAATTAAAAGATCCGAGAAGACgatagagagaaaaaaaccttaGGAAAGGCAGTTCCTCTTGTAGTCCACCACCACCTCCTTGGTCTTCCACAATCCACTTCTAACAATGGTACTGAACCTaaagttcattcattcatgcttttttttgtttcctctcAGGATGGACCAACACTTCCGGTTGGTCTTCTTgttccagcaaaaaaaaggccaGCACTTTGTCAAAATGTTTACTGAGCAACAGCCCAGAATGCTGGAGTTTCTGCAGCAGTTGGAGGACACCGCTGTTCAGCTGAACAGGATGCACACTGGTGCAAAAATCTCTAGTGTGGCAGGAAGCTCAGTGGGTTTGGTTGGAGGTGTGACATCCATTGTTGGCTTGGCATTGATGCCGGTCACTTTTGGAGTCTCTCTAGCGCTGACGATGACTGGGGCTGGGTTGGGCATCGCCAGTGGTGTCAACAGTGTTGTCACAACCGCCACAGAAATTGGAGTCAATACTGCACAGTTGAAGAAAGCTGGGGAACTCTTCCAGAACTTCATGGAAGATGTACAGAAACTCCAGGATTGCATAGATCAGGTGATCAGTCTGATGGCAGAGAGGATGACAGCTGCTCAGGTAGAAGCTGCCGTAGGGGTGGGAAGGGCGGTTTGCACTGGCGGTGCTGCCACTGCTATCAGACTATTGAAGCCCAAAGAGGTTGTGACAAGTGTTGGTAAAGCTGTGGCTCAGGAGGGTAAATTAGGGCAAAGCATATCAAGGATGGCCTCAGATGTCCCTGACATTGGTCAAGTAGCAACTAAATCCTCCTTAGCTCTCACCAAATCAGCTCGGGTCGGTCTCATTGCAGTCAATGCTCTCTTTGTTGGTTTGGATATCTTCATTATCTGCAAAGACAGCATCAGTCTTGCTAAAGGAAGCGAGAGTGAAGCCGCACAGTTCATCAGTGAGAGAGTAGCACTGTGGAGGTCTATGATGGGGTCATGGCAGAAGATCCACGAGTCTCTGGCTAAAGGTCTTCCAGCGGCAGAGAAGAAAGAAGCAGTCCTGAGTGCACCGTTTTACATGAGCATGAAGATAAAGGATCCAACAAATGAAGAGCCGACTGAGAACGTTGAAGGAAATCTGGCAAATTCACAATAACAGAAGAAAGCCATTTACatgattttgctttttttttgttatttgacgATCACTGCAATTGTAAATCTCTGAGGGTTGGGCACTTTTTGTgcatgacatatatatatacagtatctgctATGAAATTACAGGTTCatcctacttttaatgtgatgtccTGCTAGATGTATTCCACAAACAAACATAatatgtgcaaaataagaattcTTATTCCAGTTAAGTAATAGAAAAAGTGACATATCTGTTTTAaacaaacaacagcacatattgttttttaaatattggtGGGAAAACTGATTGATATGTCGAcggatattacattttatggcaaataacGGCATCACTTATCCTTATTAGAAATGACTGGCATTGATCAACAGTATTGACAAAATCACAGGTAAAACATTGCAAAGACAGCCTGGCATTggaaaaatattgaatattttttttgttgtgattttgtgcta
The Gouania willdenowi chromosome 8, fGouWil2.1, whole genome shotgun sequence genome window above contains:
- the LOC114467805 gene encoding apolipoprotein L2-like isoform X2 codes for the protein MADPRKKLQNDLYSYTINTLSYILTVKIFCENSSEWILWREKKLNLMKDINNRMKNMFTPVEELEKELTEVLKDTLEGLDKLDCFLDAVEKLAVTSLHVFMENEMLRLSDDVTLNDLQAVLRATASISPLLLEFKYDNENLFLPKLKHMEFLICRLDKYIQTIKTICEKLETSCSCDFSLKKTNNIKVNVHKGLSKDYIQKMLDHINLLDEIRMDQHFRLVFLFQQKKGQHFVKMFTEQQPRMLEFLQQLEDTAVQLNRMHTGAKISSVAGSSVGLVGGVTSIVGLALMPVTFGVSLALTMTGAGLGIASGVNSVVTTATEIGVNTAQLKKAGELFQNFMEDVQKLQDCIDQVISLMAERMTAAQVEAAVGVGRAVCTGGAATAIRLLKPKEVVTSVGKAVAQEGKLGQSISRMASDVPDIGQVATKSSLALTKSARVGLIAVNALFVGLDIFIICKDSISLAKGSESEAAQFISERVALWRSMMGSWQKIHESLAKGLPAAEKKEAVLSAPFYMSMKIKDPTNEEPTENVEGNLANSQ